Proteins encoded in a region of the Thermocaproicibacter melissae genome:
- a CDS encoding glycoside hydrolase family 43 protein codes for MIGTNPILRCDFPDPDVIRVGDTYYMVSTTMHFMPGGVILRSYDLIHWEIVSYLYDELENTPEERLEGEKCAYGQGMWAGSLRYHNGTFYVSFIANDTHRTYLFRSKNIEGPWQRQNIEGFYYDSSLYFEDDRVFIVHGNTEIYLTELTSDLTGPKPGGLNRLLVQDRKNAGLGYEGSHFYKINGKYYLFLIHWPNDGTKRRVETCFVSDSLEGEFRGKDIMDDDMGFFNQGVAQGGIVDTPDGKWYAMLFQDHGAVGRVPVLVPMHWENDFPVLGIDGKAPKLVETTSTRPEHRYEPLYGSDDFQSETLKSFWQWNHIPNHDLWSLTECPGHLRIRSGKLCTNVCQAVNTLTQRTVFPECEASVTVDGSGLHDGDYAGLCTLQGCYAFLALTKENGKYYLAMVARELEDCGPTPNRVITEPGREYARIPVDGPVVTLKAKCTLPGKDDEAEFFYLHNGEWKKLGITHKLFFRLDQFVGCRFALFLFSTKTVGGVADFFDFRYDCPPEE; via the coding sequence ATGATAGGAACGAACCCGATTCTTCGGTGTGATTTTCCCGACCCCGATGTCATACGGGTAGGAGACACCTACTATATGGTAAGCACCACCATGCACTTCATGCCAGGCGGCGTGATTTTGCGCTCCTATGACCTGATTCACTGGGAAATTGTAAGTTATCTCTACGATGAACTGGAAAACACCCCGGAAGAACGGCTGGAAGGGGAAAAATGCGCTTACGGCCAAGGAATGTGGGCCGGTTCCCTCCGATACCACAACGGCACGTTCTATGTATCTTTCATTGCAAACGACACGCACCGCACCTATCTGTTCCGCTCAAAAAACATTGAGGGTCCGTGGCAGAGGCAGAACATAGAAGGCTTTTACTATGACAGCTCACTCTACTTTGAAGACGACCGCGTTTTTATCGTTCACGGCAACACGGAAATCTACCTGACCGAGCTGACTTCCGACCTGACCGGTCCGAAACCGGGCGGCCTCAACCGCCTGCTGGTACAGGACAGGAAGAACGCCGGCCTCGGCTACGAAGGCTCCCACTTCTACAAAATCAACGGGAAATACTATCTGTTCCTGATTCACTGGCCGAATGACGGAACCAAGCGACGGGTGGAAACCTGCTTTGTTTCGGACTCCCTGGAAGGGGAATTCCGCGGGAAAGACATAATGGACGACGACATGGGATTTTTCAACCAAGGCGTCGCGCAGGGCGGAATTGTTGACACGCCCGACGGGAAATGGTATGCCATGCTGTTTCAGGACCACGGCGCAGTCGGCCGCGTGCCGGTTCTCGTTCCGATGCACTGGGAAAACGATTTTCCGGTTCTGGGCATCGACGGGAAAGCGCCAAAGCTAGTCGAAACAACCAGCACCCGCCCCGAACACCGTTACGAGCCGCTTTACGGCAGCGATGATTTCCAAAGCGAAACGCTGAAAAGTTTTTGGCAGTGGAACCACATTCCCAATCACGACCTTTGGTCGCTGACGGAGTGCCCCGGGCATCTGCGCATCCGCAGCGGTAAGCTCTGCACCAACGTCTGCCAAGCCGTGAACACGCTGACGCAGCGCACCGTATTCCCCGAATGTGAAGCATCGGTCACAGTCGACGGTAGCGGTCTTCACGACGGCGATTATGCCGGACTTTGCACGCTGCAGGGCTGCTACGCGTTTCTCGCCCTTACAAAAGAGAACGGGAAGTACTATCTTGCCATGGTGGCGCGGGAATTAGAGGACTGCGGCCCAACACCGAACCGCGTTATCACGGAACCGGGCAGAGAATATGCGCGGATTCCCGTGGACGGGCCGGTCGTTACGCTGAAGGCGAAATGTACTCTTCCCGGCAAGGACGACGAGGCAGAATTTTTCTACCTGCACAACGGCGAATGGAAAAAACTCGGCATTACGCACAAGCTCTTTTTCCGGCTGGACCAGTTTGTGGGCTGCCGGTTCGCACTCTTCCTCTTTTCCACAAAAACAGTGGGTGGAGTCGCAGATTTCTTCGATTTTCGCTACGACTGTCCGCCTGAGGAATAA
- the pepV gene encoding dipeptidase PepV, translating into MQFGKNILAYQDEIVRDLARMVAIPSVCSEAEEGKPFGAESARALNEILKIAEGLGFATKNVGNYAGHAEYGQGEESAAVITHVDVVPAGDGWDTPPFQMTQKGNLLYGRGTADDKGAAVVALYCLKALKDAGVKGKRKMRVIFGAGEEIASDDLAMYFKEEPMPVMAFTPDSEYGICNREKGIMRVRLSSARSGMEAVKEFSAGTVVNAVPALAEAVVEGEDNLLTRLQAAAEKTNGKFEFEQRTNGVKVTSIGKASHAMQPQEGINAASNLICLLADVLPTEKLGGFFAFLRNAVGTETDGASMGVKISDEPSGALTLNLGILHADASSAEAKLDIRYPVTVNGEEIFEKIRSKAETAGIKAELLLDQKPLYFPADHPLVHLLQESYRAVKGVPAELYATGGGTYARSVPGRAVAFGPFFADEPNRRLHDSNESIDISRFMEHAQICLEAMYRMMTE; encoded by the coding sequence ATGCAGTTCGGAAAAAATATTCTGGCTTATCAAGACGAAATTGTTCGTGATCTTGCCCGAATGGTGGCGATACCTTCCGTTTGCTCAGAAGCGGAAGAAGGCAAGCCGTTCGGCGCGGAATCCGCCAGAGCTTTGAATGAAATTTTAAAAATTGCCGAAGGACTGGGCTTTGCAACAAAAAATGTCGGCAATTACGCAGGCCACGCGGAATACGGCCAAGGTGAGGAATCTGCCGCGGTAATTACGCATGTTGACGTTGTTCCGGCTGGAGACGGCTGGGATACGCCGCCGTTCCAGATGACGCAGAAGGGAAATCTGCTGTATGGCCGCGGTACTGCAGACGATAAAGGTGCGGCTGTCGTTGCTCTTTACTGCCTCAAGGCCTTAAAAGACGCCGGTGTAAAGGGCAAACGGAAAATGCGCGTGATTTTCGGTGCAGGCGAGGAGATTGCGAGCGATGACCTCGCCATGTACTTTAAAGAGGAGCCGATGCCTGTAATGGCGTTTACTCCGGACAGCGAATACGGCATCTGCAACCGGGAAAAAGGGATCATGCGCGTCAGGCTTAGCTCAGCCAGAAGCGGCATGGAAGCGGTAAAAGAATTTTCGGCAGGAACGGTAGTCAACGCAGTGCCCGCATTGGCGGAGGCTGTCGTCGAAGGAGAAGATAACCTGCTTACAAGGCTTCAGGCCGCTGCGGAAAAGACAAATGGCAAATTCGAGTTTGAACAGAGAACAAACGGCGTCAAAGTTACGTCCATCGGAAAGGCAAGCCACGCCATGCAGCCGCAGGAAGGCATCAACGCCGCTTCCAATTTGATTTGCCTGCTGGCTGACGTTCTCCCGACCGAGAAGTTGGGTGGCTTTTTCGCATTCCTGCGGAATGCCGTCGGCACCGAAACAGACGGTGCTTCCATGGGCGTCAAAATCAGCGATGAACCCTCCGGGGCATTGACGCTAAATCTCGGAATCCTGCATGCCGACGCTTCCTCGGCTGAAGCAAAGCTCGACATTCGCTACCCTGTTACCGTAAATGGGGAGGAAATCTTTGAAAAGATTCGCTCCAAAGCGGAAACAGCCGGCATCAAAGCGGAACTTCTGCTCGACCAGAAACCGCTTTACTTCCCGGCAGACCACCCGCTGGTGCATCTGCTTCAGGAGTCCTACCGGGCTGTGAAGGGCGTTCCCGCCGAGCTGTATGCAACCGGCGGTGGTACTTATGCCCGCTCGGTTCCGGGCAGGGCTGTGGCGTTCGGACCGTTCTTTGCAGATGAGCCGAACCGCAGGCTCCACGATTCCAACGAGAGCATCGATATTTCCCGGTTCATGGAACATGCGCAGATTTGCTTGGAAGCCATGTACCGCATGATGACGGAATAA